Proteins from one Kineosporiaceae bacterium genomic window:
- a CDS encoding MarR family transcriptional regulator yields MQLQGGGGMGGADDDLHDDLHGLLLELVRSMGDLVSTDEDGGARTAVTMSEALTLHELDSDVVLSQQELADRLRLDKSTVSRLVAGLEGRGLIRRHRDPANRRYVQLILTPTGQQLHRDIGSAMHHRQQRVLGRMTAAERQSLRTGLQALLSALDQGD; encoded by the coding sequence ATGCAACTTCAAGGGGGTGGCGGCATGGGCGGGGCGGACGACGACCTGCACGACGACCTGCACGGCCTGCTGCTCGAGTTGGTGCGGTCGATGGGCGACCTGGTGAGCACCGACGAGGACGGCGGCGCCCGCACGGCCGTCACCATGTCCGAGGCTCTGACCCTGCACGAGCTCGATTCCGATGTGGTTCTCTCACAACAGGAACTCGCCGACCGGCTGCGACTCGACAAGAGCACCGTCAGCCGCCTCGTCGCAGGGCTCGAGGGGCGTGGCCTGATCCGTCGCCACCGCGATCCCGCCAATCGACGCTACGTACAGCTGATCCTGACCCCGACGGGGCAGCAACTGCACCGGGACATCGGCAGCGCCATGCACCACCGGCAACAGCGAGTGCTCGGCCGGATGACGGCCGCCGAGCGACAGTCCCTGCGCACCG
- a CDS encoding class I SAM-dependent methyltransferase yields the protein MRIHPQHPHHGHDGHDDNPFHGRAAAYDRVAGRLMRRPFRRIAEDLAQQLPPGAGLLDVGTGPGRLLVEVARRRPDVRVTGVDLAPDMVETARGHLAEFGERAAVLVADVRELPFPDGAFDVIVSTLSLHHWADPAAGAVELNRVRRVGGQIRIYDLRSAPFAELQNALTGQGNGQTERFRISPLPVPALRLLVI from the coding sequence ATGCGGATCCACCCTCAGCACCCTCACCACGGTCACGACGGCCACGACGACAACCCCTTTCACGGCAGGGCAGCCGCCTATGATCGCGTCGCCGGACGGCTGATGCGCCGACCCTTCCGACGGATCGCCGAAGATCTCGCGCAGCAGCTGCCGCCGGGAGCCGGCCTGCTGGACGTCGGCACCGGCCCGGGGCGGCTCTTGGTCGAGGTCGCCCGTCGCCGACCCGACGTGCGGGTCACCGGCGTCGACCTGGCCCCGGACATGGTCGAGACCGCGCGGGGTCATCTGGCCGAGTTCGGCGAGCGCGCCGCCGTCCTCGTGGCCGACGTCCGCGAGCTTCCGTTCCCGGACGGCGCGTTCGACGTCATCGTCTCGACCCTGAGCCTGCACCACTGGGCGGACCCGGCTGCCGGGGCCGTCGAGCTGAACAGGGTGCGCCGGGTGGGGGGCCAGATCCGGATCTACGACCTCCGATCCGCTCCGTTCGCCGAACTCCAGAATGCGCTCACCGGCCAGGGCAACGGGCAGACCGAGCGGTTTCGGATCTCACCCCTGCCGGTCCCCGCGTTGCGGCTCCTGGTGATCTGA
- a CDS encoding alpha/beta fold hydrolase — MFSVQAIRGALVEAVWSATHLALYPFGVIADRHDTRERYHLGDLAPHQRGLVMGDVEAAGTPILLVHGMVDNRMIFTVLRRRLSRRGFGRVFTINYSPATNDIRAAARDLSGAIEELVARTGYERIHVIGHSLGGLIARYYVQRLGGDERVHTLVTLGTPHAGSLLAYGLPVRLGRQLRPGSDLYVELAQPAPGCRTRFVAYYSDLDQVVIPHTHGRLDHPDLITRNLRIHATGHMSLPIHARVVREIGAMLSQLDTQGDTVTAGVSQLPLVPPSAMPAG; from the coding sequence CTGTTCTCGGTGCAGGCAATCCGCGGCGCACTCGTCGAGGCGGTGTGGAGCGCCACGCACCTCGCCCTCTACCCGTTCGGGGTGATCGCCGACCGGCACGACACCCGCGAGCGCTACCACCTGGGCGACCTCGCGCCGCACCAACGCGGCCTGGTGATGGGCGACGTCGAGGCCGCCGGGACGCCGATCCTGCTGGTGCACGGCATGGTCGACAACCGAATGATCTTCACGGTGCTCCGCCGCCGGTTGAGTCGACGCGGTTTCGGCCGGGTGTTCACCATCAACTACTCCCCTGCCACCAACGACATCCGGGCCGCGGCCCGTGACCTGTCCGGCGCCATCGAAGAGCTGGTGGCACGCACCGGCTACGAACGCATCCACGTGATCGGGCACAGCCTGGGCGGGCTGATCGCCCGGTACTACGTCCAGCGCCTCGGCGGTGACGAGCGAGTCCACACCCTGGTCACCCTCGGCACGCCGCACGCCGGGTCGCTGCTGGCCTACGGCCTGCCGGTCCGGTTGGGGCGCCAGCTCCGGCCCGGCAGCGATCTCTACGTCGAGCTGGCCCAGCCGGCGCCCGGCTGCCGCACCCGGTTCGTGGCCTACTACTCCGACCTCGATCAGGTCGTGATCCCCCACACCCATGGCCGGCTGGATCACCCCGACCTGATCACCCGCAACCTGCGGATCCACGCCACGGGCCACATGTCCTTGCCGATCCATGCTCGCGTGGTCCGCGAGATCGGCGCCATGCTCAGTCAGCTCGACACCCAGGGCGACACGGTCACCGCCGGGGTGAGCCAATTGCCGTTGGTCCCGCCGTCCGCCATGCCCGCCGGGTGA
- a CDS encoding cobalamin B12-binding domain-containing protein → MAPLRIVVAKPGLDGHDRGAKVVARALRDAGMEVVYTGLHQSPEQIVQTAIQEDADAVGLSVLSGAHLTLFARVLDLLKAKDAADIVVFGGGIIPDADVTELERIGVRKVFTPGAPMHEIVDWVRANVGVPA, encoded by the coding sequence ATGGCCCCGCTGCGGATCGTTGTCGCCAAGCCTGGCCTGGACGGGCACGACCGGGGGGCGAAGGTCGTCGCCCGCGCCCTGCGCGACGCCGGCATGGAGGTCGTCTACACCGGTCTCCACCAGTCACCCGAGCAGATCGTGCAGACCGCCATCCAGGAGGACGCGGACGCGGTCGGCCTGTCGGTGCTCTCCGGCGCCCACCTGACACTGTTCGCCCGGGTGCTGGACCTGCTGAAGGCCAAGGATGCCGCCGACATCGTGGTCTTCGGTGGCGGCATCATCCCGGACGCCGACGTGACCGAGTTGGAGCGGATCGGCGTCCGCAAGGTGTTCACGCCCGGCGCCCCGATGCACGAGATCGTCGATTGGGTGCGCGCCAACGTCGGGGTCCCGGCCTGA
- the sucC gene encoding ADP-forming succinate--CoA ligase subunit beta, whose amino-acid sequence MDLFEYQARDMFAAHGVPVLDAVVATTPEEARAAAEQLGGGTVVVKAQVKTGGRGKAGGVKLAHNPDEAAARAGEILGMDIKGHTVHRVMIAQGAKIAEEYYFSVLLDRANRTYLAMCSREGGMDIETLAVERPDALAKVPVDAITGIDDAKAAEIVAKAGFEGDLAASIAPVIVKLWGVFVGEDATLVEVNPLVKTEDGAIIALDGKVSLDANADFRHPDHEQYHDHGAADPFEARAKAKGLNYVKLDGEVGVIGNGAGLVMSTLDVVAYAGEEYGVKPANFLDLGGGSSAQVMADGLELILSDPQVKSVFVNVFGGITSCDTVADGIVQAFELLASHGSAVTHPLVLRLDGNNADVARQILDGANLPNVELLDTMDGAAHRAAELASIEISKGA is encoded by the coding sequence GTGGATCTGTTCGAATACCAGGCGCGCGACATGTTCGCCGCCCATGGCGTGCCGGTACTGGATGCCGTCGTCGCCACCACCCCGGAAGAGGCCCGCGCGGCCGCCGAGCAGCTCGGTGGCGGCACAGTGGTCGTCAAGGCCCAGGTCAAGACAGGCGGTCGTGGCAAGGCGGGCGGCGTCAAGCTCGCCCACAACCCTGACGAGGCCGCGGCCCGTGCCGGCGAGATCCTGGGCATGGACATCAAGGGCCACACGGTGCATCGGGTGATGATCGCCCAAGGGGCCAAGATCGCCGAGGAGTACTACTTCTCGGTGCTGCTCGATCGGGCCAACCGCACCTACCTGGCGATGTGCTCGCGTGAGGGCGGCATGGACATCGAGACCCTCGCGGTCGAGCGTCCCGACGCCCTGGCCAAGGTGCCTGTCGACGCGATCACGGGCATCGACGACGCCAAGGCCGCCGAGATCGTCGCCAAGGCGGGCTTCGAGGGTGACCTCGCGGCGTCCATCGCCCCGGTGATCGTCAAGCTGTGGGGAGTCTTCGTCGGCGAGGACGCCACGCTGGTCGAGGTCAACCCGCTGGTCAAGACCGAGGACGGCGCGATCATCGCGCTCGACGGCAAGGTCTCGCTCGATGCCAACGCGGACTTCCGTCACCCCGACCACGAGCAGTACCACGACCACGGCGCGGCCGACCCGTTCGAGGCGAGGGCCAAGGCGAAGGGTCTCAACTACGTCAAGCTGGACGGCGAGGTCGGCGTGATCGGCAACGGCGCCGGCCTGGTGATGTCCACCCTGGACGTCGTTGCGTACGCCGGTGAGGAGTACGGCGTCAAGCCGGCGAACTTCCTCGACCTCGGGGGCGGCTCCAGTGCCCAGGTGATGGCCGACGGGCTCGAGCTGATCCTTTCCGACCCGCAGGTCAAGAGCGTGTTCGTCAACGTGTTCGGCGGCATCACCTCGTGTGACACGGTGGCGGACGGCATCGTGCAGGCCTTCGAGCTGCTCGCCTCGCACGGCTCGGCGGTCACCCACCCGCTGGTGCTGCGGTTGGACGGCAACAACGCCGACGTGGCGCGGCAGATCCTCGACGGGGCGAACCTGCCCAACGTGGAGCTCTTGGACACGATGGACGGCGCCGCGCACCGCGCCGCCGAACTGGCCTCGATCGAGATCAGCAAGGGAGCCTGA
- the sucD gene encoding succinate--CoA ligase subunit alpha, with product MAIFLDSNSRVIVQGMTGSEGRKHTQRMINFGTKVVGGVTPGKAGQSVEFDDGVKVPVFGSVAEAVEATGANVSVIFVPAKFTKAAVHEAVDAKIPLGVVITEGVAVHDSAEFFQYAQNSGTTRLIGPNCPGIISPGQSNAGIIPANITKRGPIGLVSKSGTLTYQMMYELRDIGFTTGVGIGGDPVIGTTHIDCLAAFEADPDTKAIVMIGEIGGDAEERAADYIKAHITKPVVGYVAGFTAPEGKTMGHAGAIVSGSSGTAQAKKEALEAVGVKVGKTPSETAVLMREIITSLG from the coding sequence GTGGCGATTTTTCTCGACAGCAACAGCCGGGTGATCGTCCAGGGGATGACCGGCTCCGAGGGGCGCAAGCACACCCAGCGGATGATCAACTTCGGCACCAAGGTCGTTGGTGGAGTAACCCCCGGCAAGGCCGGTCAGAGTGTGGAGTTCGACGACGGCGTGAAGGTGCCGGTGTTCGGGTCGGTGGCCGAGGCCGTCGAGGCCACCGGCGCGAACGTGAGCGTGATCTTCGTGCCCGCCAAGTTCACCAAGGCCGCCGTGCACGAGGCGGTCGACGCCAAGATCCCGCTCGGCGTGGTGATCACCGAGGGTGTCGCGGTGCACGACAGCGCCGAGTTCTTCCAGTACGCGCAGAACTCGGGTACCACGCGGCTGATCGGCCCGAACTGCCCCGGCATCATCTCGCCCGGGCAGTCCAACGCCGGCATCATCCCGGCCAACATCACCAAGCGTGGCCCGATCGGCCTGGTCAGCAAGTCCGGCACGCTGACCTATCAGATGATGTACGAGCTGCGGGACATCGGCTTCACCACCGGTGTCGGTATCGGTGGTGACCCGGTCATCGGGACGACGCACATCGACTGCCTGGCGGCATTCGAGGCCGACCCCGACACCAAGGCCATCGTGATGATCGGCGAGATCGGCGGTGACGCCGAAGAGCGCGCCGCCGACTACATCAAGGCCCACATCACCAAGCCGGTGGTGGGCTACGTGGCCGGGTTCACCGCTCCCGAGGGCAAGACCATGGGCCACGCCGGCGCCATCGTGTCGGGTTCCTCGGGTACGGCCCAGGCCAAGAAGGAGGCCCTCGAGGCGGTCGGGGTCAAGGTCGGCAAGACGCCGTCCGAGACTGCGGTGCTGATGCGCGAGATCATCACCTCGCTCGGCTGA
- a CDS encoding DJ-1/PfpI family protein, producing the protein MEIVLFDGFDELDALGAWEVLSGAASLIEDLTVRLVTLDGAREVRADHGAVIRSQAALSQRPDVLIVPGGGWLDRSAEGAWGQAVRGELPQALAERHARGTVIASVCTGALLLAASGILAGRRATTNPRAVEELSAAGAQVVRARVVDDGDIVTGGAPACSLDVAIHLLGRYYGPQATAAATRALQYELPPPEHYLP; encoded by the coding sequence ATGGAGATCGTTCTCTTCGATGGATTCGACGAACTCGACGCACTCGGCGCCTGGGAGGTGTTGTCCGGCGCCGCGAGCCTGATCGAGGACCTGACCGTGCGGTTGGTGACGCTCGACGGCGCCCGCGAGGTCCGGGCCGATCACGGGGCGGTGATCCGTTCTCAGGCAGCGCTGTCGCAGCGGCCGGACGTGCTGATCGTGCCCGGCGGTGGCTGGCTCGATCGCTCGGCCGAAGGCGCCTGGGGGCAGGCCGTGCGAGGCGAGTTACCCCAGGCGCTGGCCGAACGCCACGCCCGCGGCACCGTGATCGCCTCGGTGTGCACCGGCGCCCTGCTGCTGGCGGCGTCCGGCATCCTGGCCGGACGCCGCGCCACCACGAATCCCCGGGCTGTCGAGGAGTTGTCGGCCGCCGGCGCCCAGGTGGTCCGGGCCCGCGTCGTGGACGACGGCGACATCGTCACCGGCGGCGCCCCGGCGTGCAGCCTCGACGTCGCCATCCACCTGCTCGGCCGCTACTACGGACCCCAGGCCACCGCGGCCGCCACCCGCGCCCTGCAGTACGAACTACCCCCACCCGAGCACTACCTGCCCTGA
- a CDS encoding helix-turn-helix domain-containing protein has translation MVHRVVGLLTGEVVTFDLAIADQVFGETPGYSWTVCTDVPGMLPTETGLQLRVDRGLGALRSADTIVVPGLGRSGWPVPEPELAALRRAAARGVRLVSICTGAFVLAAAGVLDGRRATTHWRYAARLQREFPLVEVDPDVLFVDDGQVLTSAGLAAGLDLCLHVVRRDRGAAAATALARHLVVAPHRAGGQAQFIERPVPDEPDAGLAATREWVLQRLAEPWSVERLARHARCSSRTFARRFRAETGTTPAQWLIGQRVAEAQRLLELTDLPVEQVADRVGFGAGVTLRQHFVRALGVSPTAYRTTFRGTAGR, from the coding sequence ATGGTGCACCGGGTTGTGGGGCTGCTGACCGGCGAGGTGGTGACCTTCGATCTGGCGATCGCCGACCAAGTGTTCGGCGAGACACCCGGCTACTCGTGGACCGTCTGCACCGACGTCCCCGGAATGCTGCCGACCGAGACCGGACTGCAACTGCGGGTCGACCGTGGCCTGGGCGCGCTGCGCTCGGCCGACACGATCGTCGTCCCCGGCCTCGGCCGGAGCGGTTGGCCGGTGCCCGAACCGGAGCTCGCGGCGCTGCGCCGGGCGGCGGCGCGCGGCGTCCGGCTGGTGTCGATCTGTACCGGTGCCTTCGTGCTGGCCGCGGCGGGGGTGCTCGACGGCCGTCGGGCCACCACGCATTGGCGATATGCAGCGCGGCTGCAGCGTGAGTTCCCGCTGGTCGAGGTCGACCCCGACGTGCTCTTCGTGGACGACGGACAGGTGCTCACCTCGGCAGGTTTGGCCGCCGGGCTCGACCTGTGCCTGCACGTCGTGCGTCGCGATCGGGGGGCAGCGGCGGCCACGGCGCTGGCTCGTCACCTGGTGGTGGCCCCGCACCGGGCCGGCGGCCAGGCCCAGTTCATCGAACGACCGGTACCCGATGAGCCGGACGCCGGGCTGGCGGCCACGCGGGAGTGGGTGCTGCAGCGGCTGGCCGAGCCCTGGAGCGTCGAGCGGTTGGCCCGGCACGCTCGGTGTAGCTCGCGGACCTTCGCTCGGCGGTTCCGGGCAGAGACCGGGACGACGCCGGCCCAGTGGCTGATCGGGCAACGGGTCGCCGAGGCGCAGCGATTGCTGGAGCTGACGGACCTACCCGTCGAGCAGGTGGCCGACCGGGTGGGATTCGGTGCCGGGGTGACACTGCGCCAGCACTTCGTCAGGGCGCTCGGGGTCTCACCGACGGCCTACCGCACGACCTTTCGCGGCACGGCCGGACGATGA
- a CDS encoding phosphoribosylglycinamide formyltransferase, translating to MSSGLVSRPARVVVLVSGSGTLLQALLDDACAAGESAPFGVAAVISDRDDAYGLQRARDAGVPTAVVRPGDFPDRATWDLAVAKAVEVFTPDLVVLAGFMRLLGEAYLSRFADRTINSHPALLPAFPGAHAVRDALAYGVTVTGTSVILLDAGVDSGPVVAQRAVEVLPGDDEASLHERIKVVERELLVEVVRRMTGVGWSVEGRSVRFGE from the coding sequence ATATCGTCGGGACTCGTGAGCCGTCCCGCGCGCGTCGTCGTCCTGGTCTCCGGATCGGGAACCCTGTTGCAGGCCCTGCTGGACGACGCCTGTGCTGCGGGGGAGTCCGCGCCGTTCGGCGTCGCGGCGGTGATCAGCGATCGGGACGACGCCTACGGCCTGCAGCGGGCACGGGACGCGGGGGTGCCCACGGCCGTGGTGCGTCCGGGCGACTTCCCCGACCGGGCGACCTGGGACCTGGCGGTGGCCAAGGCGGTCGAGGTGTTCACCCCCGATCTGGTGGTGTTGGCCGGTTTCATGCGGCTGCTGGGTGAGGCCTACCTGAGCCGGTTCGCCGATCGCACCATCAACTCACATCCGGCCCTGTTGCCCGCCTTCCCGGGGGCACATGCCGTCCGCGACGCGCTGGCGTACGGCGTCACGGTGACCGGCACCAGCGTGATCCTGCTGGACGCCGGGGTGGACTCCGGGCCGGTGGTTGCCCAGCGCGCCGTCGAGGTGCTGCCCGGGGACGACGAGGCGAGCCTGCACGAGCGGATCAAGGTGGTCGAGCGGGAGTTGCTGGTCGAGGTCGTGCGTCGCATGACCGGTGTCGGGTGGAGCGTCGAGGGCAGGAGCGTGCGGTTCGGTGAATGA
- the purH gene encoding bifunctional phosphoribosylaminoimidazolecarboxamide formyltransferase/IMP cyclohydrolase — translation MSGDKVVIRRALLSVYDKTGLEDLALALHAAGVALVSTGSTAARIAAAGVPVTAVEALTGFPECLDGRVKTLHPTVHAGILADRRLPTHVAQLAELGVEPFDLVVSNLYPFRATVASGAGVDECVEQIDIGGPSMVRAAAKNHPSVAVVTDPGDYPLVIEALADGGFDLATRRRLAARAFAHTASYDTAVAQWTATHLAGESVADGAWPAYAGVALERAAVLRYGENPHQAAALYVDQAVSPGSPTAAPGIAQATQLHGKEMSYNNYVDADAALRAAYDFEAPAVAIIKHANPCGLAVASPGVADPIADAHAKAHECDPVSAYGGVVAANRPVSIGMATRLAEIFTEVVIAPGFEPEALNLLSQKKNVRLLELADGYVRDAVELRQVSGGMLVQVSDRLDAAGDDPSSWSLAAGEPADDATLAELAFAWRAVRAAKSNAILLARDGATVGIGMGQVNRVDSCRLAVSRAGEDRARGAVAASDAFFPFADGLQVLLDAGVRAVVQPGGSVRDAEVIAAAQAAGVTMYLTGARHFAH, via the coding sequence CTGTCCGGTGACAAGGTCGTGATCCGACGGGCGTTGCTGTCGGTCTACGACAAGACCGGGCTGGAGGACCTCGCCCTCGCGCTGCACGCCGCCGGGGTGGCGCTGGTCTCGACCGGCTCGACGGCTGCCCGGATCGCTGCGGCCGGGGTGCCGGTGACGGCGGTCGAGGCGCTGACCGGGTTCCCGGAATGTCTGGACGGGCGAGTCAAGACGCTGCACCCGACGGTGCACGCGGGCATTCTCGCCGACCGCCGGCTGCCCACGCACGTGGCCCAGTTGGCCGAGCTCGGGGTCGAGCCGTTCGACCTGGTGGTCAGCAACCTCTACCCGTTCCGGGCCACCGTGGCCTCGGGGGCCGGCGTCGACGAGTGCGTCGAGCAGATCGACATCGGCGGCCCGTCGATGGTGCGCGCCGCGGCCAAGAATCACCCGAGTGTCGCCGTGGTCACCGACCCGGGTGACTACCCGCTGGTGATCGAGGCGTTGGCGGACGGCGGGTTCGACCTGGCCACCCGGCGCCGGCTCGCAGCGCGGGCCTTCGCACACACGGCGTCCTACGACACCGCCGTGGCGCAGTGGACGGCGACACACCTGGCCGGTGAGTCCGTCGCGGACGGCGCCTGGCCGGCGTATGCCGGGGTGGCGTTGGAGCGCGCGGCGGTATTGCGCTACGGCGAGAACCCGCACCAGGCCGCCGCACTGTACGTCGACCAGGCGGTCTCGCCCGGAAGTCCCACGGCCGCACCGGGTATCGCGCAGGCGACGCAGCTGCACGGCAAGGAGATGTCGTACAACAACTACGTGGACGCCGACGCGGCGCTGCGGGCGGCCTACGATTTCGAGGCGCCGGCGGTGGCGATCATCAAGCATGCCAATCCGTGTGGCCTCGCCGTGGCCTCACCCGGGGTGGCCGACCCGATCGCCGATGCGCACGCCAAAGCCCATGAGTGCGACCCGGTCTCGGCATACGGCGGCGTCGTCGCGGCGAACCGTCCGGTCTCGATCGGCATGGCCACGCGGCTGGCGGAGATCTTCACCGAGGTGGTCATCGCCCCCGGGTTCGAGCCCGAGGCCCTGAACCTGCTGTCGCAGAAGAAGAACGTGCGGTTGCTCGAGCTGGCGGACGGGTACGTCCGGGACGCGGTCGAGCTGCGTCAGGTGTCCGGCGGCATGCTGGTGCAGGTCAGTGACCGGCTCGATGCGGCCGGCGACGACCCGTCGAGCTGGAGCCTGGCCGCGGGTGAACCGGCGGACGACGCGACCCTGGCCGAGTTGGCCTTCGCCTGGCGGGCGGTACGCGCGGCCAAGTCGAACGCGATCCTGCTGGCCCGGGACGGCGCCACGGTCGGTATCGGCATGGGCCAGGTGAACCGGGTCGACTCCTGCCGGTTGGCCGTCTCCCGGGCCGGTGAGGACCGCGCCCGCGGAGCGGTGGCTGCCTCCGATGCCTTCTTCCCGTTCGCCGACGGCCTGCAGGTGCTGCTGGACGCCGGGGTGCGCGCCGTCGTCCAGCCGGGTGGGTCGGTGCGTGACGCGGAGGTCATCGCGGCAGCCCAGGCGGCCGGGGTCACGATGTACCTGACCGGGGCGCGGCACTTCGCCCACTGA
- a CDS encoding DUF3017 domain-containing protein, whose amino-acid sequence MIQWEVPPTRRFAFVLVLSVMLISVLTAGLGHVRLGGYLLALAMAMAATMRAMLPEKYCLGLLVRTRTFDVVTAATFAVALVAATAVLPA is encoded by the coding sequence GTGATCCAGTGGGAGGTGCCGCCGACCCGGCGGTTCGCGTTCGTGCTGGTCCTGAGCGTGATGCTGATCTCGGTGCTCACCGCGGGACTGGGTCACGTGCGCCTCGGTGGCTACCTGTTGGCCCTGGCCATGGCCATGGCCGCGACCATGCGCGCGATGCTGCCCGAGAAGTACTGCCTGGGTCTGCTGGTGCGCACTCGGACCTTCGACGTGGTCACCGCCGCCACCTTCGCCGTGGCCCTGGTGGCGGCCACGGCTGTGCTACCCGCCTGA
- a CDS encoding SigE family RNA polymerase sigma factor, with product MVDHTSPEVADPLPRAGDPRQRADEEFTAFVRASYPRLVRMGYLLTSDAGLAEDLVQTVLARLYLRWDRLDEVRDRGALSAYARTALTRQATSWWRRAWRAERPSATLPEPPATLGATDPSATVEVRDELIQALRRLPPRQRAAVVLRYFEDLTETATAQVMGCSVGTVRAHTSRGVARLRELVTEPDAGPTARTGGTR from the coding sequence ATGGTCGACCACACGTCGCCGGAGGTCGCGGATCCCCTGCCACGCGCCGGAGATCCGCGGCAGCGCGCCGATGAGGAGTTCACCGCCTTCGTCCGCGCGAGCTACCCGCGGCTGGTGCGCATGGGGTATCTGCTGACCAGTGATGCCGGGTTGGCCGAAGACCTGGTGCAGACGGTGTTGGCGCGCCTCTACCTGCGGTGGGACCGACTCGACGAGGTACGCGACCGGGGCGCCTTGAGCGCCTATGCGCGTACCGCGCTGACACGTCAGGCCACGTCATGGTGGCGACGGGCATGGCGTGCCGAGCGGCCCAGCGCCACCTTGCCCGAGCCCCCTGCGACGCTCGGCGCCACCGACCCGTCAGCAACGGTCGAGGTTCGGGACGAACTCATCCAGGCGCTGCGCCGGCTGCCCCCGCGTCAACGCGCCGCCGTCGTCCTCCGGTACTTCGAGGACCTGACCGAAACCGCCACAGCGCAAGTCATGGGCTGCAGCGTCGGCACCGTGCGGGCTCACACCTCTCGCGGCGTCGCCCGACTGCGCGAACTCGTGACCGAGCCCGATGCCGGCCCCACCGCCAGGACGGGAGGCACCCGATGA
- a CDS encoding toxic anion resistance protein encodes MTEPTPLAPPAEATLTLTAPEPPKAVATTQAPKIAPQVEAAAVPGLDAKVEAYLDALLKEAPNSPNFTAKANDVRTMGDADIRRAAETSNTLLKSPVKALQEGGLSEGSKIGKTLIELRRTVEDLDPAGAKGSRKLFGILPMGDKIEDYFRKYQSAQSHLDAILNALYSGQDELRKDNAALNAEKKNLWDTMGRLNQYVYIAERLDARLAAGISELQVSDPEQAKALQQDVLFYVRQKHQDLLTQLAVSIQNYLAIDIVIKNNIELIKGVDRASTTTVSALRTAVIVAQALGNQKLVLDQITALNSTTSDMIQRTSEMLRDNSVQIQEQAASATIGLPQLQAAFQNIYATMDAIDTFKVQALDTMATTIGTLETEVTKSRDYLERVKKRDERIAAGSLDIGDARR; translated from the coding sequence ATGACCGAGCCGACGCCCCTTGCCCCGCCCGCCGAGGCCACGCTCACGCTCACCGCGCCCGAGCCGCCCAAGGCCGTCGCGACGACCCAGGCGCCGAAGATCGCCCCGCAGGTCGAGGCGGCCGCGGTGCCCGGTCTGGACGCCAAGGTGGAGGCCTACCTCGACGCCTTGCTGAAGGAGGCGCCCAACTCGCCGAACTTCACCGCCAAGGCCAACGACGTGCGCACCATGGGCGACGCCGACATCCGCCGCGCGGCAGAGACGTCGAACACCCTGCTCAAGTCGCCGGTCAAGGCGCTGCAGGAGGGCGGTCTGAGCGAGGGGTCGAAGATCGGCAAGACGCTGATCGAGCTGCGCCGCACCGTCGAGGATCTCGACCCGGCCGGGGCCAAGGGCAGTCGCAAGCTGTTCGGCATCCTGCCCATGGGCGACAAGATCGAGGACTACTTCCGTAAGTACCAGAGCGCGCAGAGCCACCTCGATGCGATCTTGAACGCGCTGTACTCCGGCCAGGACGAGCTGCGCAAGGACAACGCCGCCCTGAACGCCGAGAAGAAGAACCTGTGGGACACCATGGGCCGGCTCAACCAGTACGTCTACATCGCCGAGCGGCTCGACGCCCGGCTGGCCGCCGGCATCAGCGAGCTGCAGGTCAGCGACCCCGAACAGGCCAAGGCGCTGCAGCAGGACGTGCTCTTCTACGTCCGCCAGAAGCACCAGGACCTGCTCACCCAGCTCGCGGTCTCGATCCAGAACTACCTGGCGATCGACATTGTGATCAAGAACAACATCGAGCTGATCAAGGGCGTTGACCGGGCCTCGACCACCACCGTCTCGGCGCTGCGCACCGCGGTCATCGTGGCCCAGGCCCTCGGTAACCAGAAGCTGGTGCTCGACCAGATCACGGCGCTGAACAGCACCACCTCCGACATGATCCAGCGCACCAGCGAGATGCTGCGCGACAACTCGGTGCAGATCCAGGAACAGGCCGCCTCGGCCACCATCGGCCTGCCCCAGCTGCAGGCGGCGTTCCAGAACATCTACGCCACCATGGACGCCATCGACACGTTCAAGGTGCAGGCGCTGGACACCATGGCGACCACGATCGGCACGCTCGAGACCGAGGTCACCAAGTCGCGCGACTACCTCGAGCGGGTCAAGAAGCGGGACGAGCGGATCGCCGCCGGATCGCTCGACATCGGGGACGCGCGACGCTGA